From a region of the Nitrospira sp. genome:
- a CDS encoding YihY/virulence factor BrkB family protein: MRTHVNRGGTIVWTIVRTMVSKFSQDNGLFLASGLAFSLLLYVIPLALLMISILGYTVLESGQAMEEVQSVIRQFLPRSEQIFAEHVGAIVADRGLLGIAGFISFLLLSTMVFGSTRHVLNIVFQAGPARSFLRGTAQDLLMMGFCVALLIVLIGLASVETIIGNLGEDVPWAGALWGQGMQVLHQIMAVILGGSLILGIYRFSPVTTLKLSSLTVGAGVAVILFGFAKQGFAWYVHFAQSSIPLYGALGTFLLFFLWLYYASVVFVLGAEAAWAFDQASVVHGKIHQVLSRRSGMG; this comes from the coding sequence GTGCGCACACACGTGAATCGAGGCGGCACCATCGTATGGACGATCGTCCGCACAATGGTCAGCAAGTTCAGTCAGGATAACGGACTGTTTCTCGCGAGTGGTCTGGCCTTCAGCCTGCTGCTGTATGTGATCCCGCTTGCGCTCCTCATGATATCCATTCTGGGTTACACGGTGCTGGAGTCAGGGCAAGCCATGGAAGAAGTGCAATCCGTCATTCGACAATTTCTTCCCCGGTCGGAACAGATCTTTGCGGAACATGTGGGAGCGATCGTCGCCGATCGGGGACTGCTGGGGATCGCCGGATTCATCTCGTTTCTTCTGTTGAGCACGATGGTCTTTGGTTCGACCCGGCATGTGCTCAATATCGTATTCCAAGCTGGCCCCGCGAGGAGTTTCCTGCGTGGGACGGCCCAGGATCTGTTGATGATGGGCTTCTGCGTCGCTCTGCTGATTGTGCTGATCGGCCTCGCATCGGTGGAGACCATCATCGGCAATCTTGGTGAGGATGTTCCCTGGGCGGGGGCTTTGTGGGGACAGGGCATGCAAGTACTTCATCAGATCATGGCGGTCATACTCGGCGGCAGTTTGATCTTGGGTATCTATCGATTCTCTCCCGTCACGACGTTGAAACTCAGTTCTCTCACGGTCGGCGCCGGCGTGGCGGTCATTCTGTTCGGGTTTGCCAAGCAGGGGTTTGCCTGGTATGTACACTTTGCCCAGTCCAGCATCCCTCTATATGGCGCACTGGGAACCTTCCTGTTGTTTTTCTTATGGCTCTACTACGCATCAGTGGTCTTTGTATTGGGCGCGGAAGCCGCTTGGGCATTTGATCAAGCTTCCGTTGTTCACGGAAAGATTCACCAGGTCCTGTCCAGGCGGTCTGGGATGGGTTGA
- a CDS encoding DUF1328 domain-containing protein produces the protein MVCYAAVFLFVGLIAGALNLAGVAPVATQSSWTLLLGGIVLLAIHLVARRTVRMS, from the coding sequence ATGGTGTGCTACGCAGCGGTGTTTTTATTCGTCGGGTTGATTGCCGGAGCCTTGAATTTGGCTGGAGTGGCCCCGGTTGCGACCCAGAGTTCCTGGACGCTGCTTTTGGGTGGGATCGTCTTGCTCGCGATTCACCTGGTGGCGCGACGCACCGTTCGAATGTCCTGA
- a CDS encoding CBS domain-containing protein — MVREHISVTAETTIEEAVKMMEEMRLHNLPVKKNGKVAYSVTRHDLLRAWIGLGTSGED; from the coding sequence ATGGTCCGCGAGCACATTTCCGTTACAGCCGAGACCACAATTGAGGAAGCGGTGAAGATGATGGAAGAAATGCGACTCCATAATCTCCCAGTGAAGAAGAATGGAAAGGTTGCGTACTCTGTCACGCGGCATGATCTGCTGCGAGCGTGGATTGGTCTCGGTACTTCTGGCGAAGATTGA
- the nuoI gene encoding NADH-quinone oxidoreductase subunit NuoI: MRLSEKLARQYRGFTAWIKLITFYEIAVGMQSTMSHLIHYKPITLQYPHEKRILPDNYRGMLALLRYEDETEKCVGCDLCEAACPSRVIAVESAEVPGEPTKRYARAYSMDMTRCLFCGLCVQACPVDALAMTREYEWAVYDKRDLYLNKQQLLAIGDRAFQIREKRLEFQHPNLAVFNVASANHPSKAC; the protein is encoded by the coding sequence ATGAGACTGAGCGAGAAATTGGCAAGGCAGTATCGAGGATTCACAGCGTGGATCAAGCTGATCACCTTCTATGAGATTGCTGTGGGAATGCAGTCGACCATGAGCCATCTCATTCACTACAAGCCGATCACGCTTCAGTATCCACACGAGAAGCGGATTCTGCCGGACAATTATCGGGGCATGTTGGCCTTGTTGCGGTATGAGGATGAAACCGAGAAGTGCGTCGGGTGTGATCTTTGTGAGGCTGCTTGTCCCTCTCGCGTCATCGCCGTTGAGAGCGCAGAAGTACCGGGAGAACCGACGAAGCGATACGCACGTGCGTATTCGATGGACATGACACGCTGTTTATTTTGTGGACTGTGTGTTCAAGCCTGTCCGGTGGATGCCCTGGCGATGACTCGGGAATACGAGTGGGCTGTCTATGACAAGCGGGACCTGTACCTCAACAAACAACAGCTGTTGGCAATTGGGGATCGTGCGTTTCAGATACGCGAGAAACGACTGGAGTTCCAACATCCAAATCTCGCGGTCTTTAATGTCGCCTCCGCCAACCATCCATCCAAAGCTTGCTAG
- a CDS encoding DUF3309 domain-containing protein codes for MTTIVIVVLGVVLLSVLPFWPYSAQWGYKPTGGVAFLLAILVALTLSGRSGSAAPKS; via the coding sequence ATGACTACTATCGTGATCGTCGTACTTGGGGTCGTACTCCTGTCAGTACTTCCATTTTGGCCGTACAGTGCGCAATGGGGCTATAAGCCCACGGGTGGGGTGGCTTTCCTCCTAGCGATTCTAGTTGCCCTGACGCTGTCCGGTCGGTCGGGTTCTGCCGCTCCAAAATCGTAA
- a CDS encoding PAS domain S-box protein, producing MNRPNNTNEFEPHDDSVLRESQRRYRTLFDMAPIAVYSCDASGIIREYNNRAAELWGRKPAPDDSDERFCGSFKLYRPDGSFMPHEQCPMGDVLCGNVPQIHDAEVHIERPDGSRVIVIVNITPLTNKQGHITGAINCFYDITERKQTEQTLRASEARYRHLYESIDEGCCVIQVVLDANNMAVDYKFLEANPAFEKQTGITHAPGKSLRAVAFYHEDHWFEMFGQVALTGEARRFEFPTADLQRWYEGYAYPFGEARGRKVGILFNDITERKRTEAQLRQLNNNLEAQVTERTEELAATQTRLRGLAAELTDTEQRERKRLAADLHDELAQLLALTRMKLTLAKRQAMPPPLAKIITDVDGFTDKALTYTRTLISQLSPPALAVSGLPVALQWLTDQMQQHNLAVSIQVKTPIPTIPEDQALLLFQSIRELLFNCIKHAASHEAMLTLDLRDGSLYAQVCDHGVGFDPLCATKTANAPARGFGLCSIRERMLSLGGHFELRSSPGNGTTATLVLPLCESHGIPSSLTASHGSIMNNGASGR from the coding sequence ATGAACCGCCCAAACAACACGAACGAGTTCGAACCTCATGATGATTCAGTCTTACGCGAAAGCCAGCGGCGCTATCGGACCTTATTCGACATGGCCCCTATTGCTGTCTATTCCTGTGATGCCTCCGGTATCATCCGGGAGTACAACAACCGTGCAGCGGAACTGTGGGGCCGCAAACCCGCTCCGGACGACAGCGATGAGCGGTTCTGCGGCTCATTCAAGCTGTACCGCCCGGACGGCAGTTTTATGCCACACGAGCAATGTCCTATGGGCGACGTGCTCTGTGGCAACGTACCGCAGATTCATGACGCAGAAGTGCATATCGAACGGCCCGATGGCTCGCGGGTTATCGTCATCGTCAATATTACTCCGCTGACTAACAAGCAAGGACACATCACAGGAGCGATCAATTGCTTCTACGATATCACGGAACGCAAGCAGACCGAGCAAACGTTGCGTGCGTCTGAGGCACGTTACCGGCATCTCTACGAGTCGATAGATGAAGGGTGTTGCGTCATTCAAGTGGTGCTTGATGCGAACAATATGGCGGTGGACTACAAGTTTCTCGAAGCCAATCCGGCCTTTGAAAAGCAAACTGGCATTACTCATGCCCCTGGCAAAAGCTTACGAGCAGTGGCCTTCTATCATGAAGACCACTGGTTTGAAATGTTCGGCCAGGTTGCCTTGACTGGTGAAGCGAGGCGATTCGAGTTTCCCACTGCCGACCTGCAGCGCTGGTACGAAGGGTATGCTTACCCTTTTGGCGAGGCGCGTGGGAGAAAGGTTGGAATTCTCTTTAATGACATTACGGAACGCAAACGAACAGAAGCACAGCTGCGGCAGCTGAACAACAACCTGGAAGCACAAGTGACTGAGCGGACCGAGGAATTGGCCGCAACGCAGACTCGGCTACGAGGCTTGGCTGCGGAACTCACCGATACGGAACAGCGTGAGCGCAAGCGGCTGGCGGCGGATCTGCATGATGAACTCGCACAGCTTCTGGCCCTGACCCGGATGAAACTTACCTTAGCGAAACGGCAGGCCATGCCGCCTCCGCTCGCGAAGATCATTACTGATGTGGACGGGTTCACAGACAAGGCCCTGACCTACACGCGAACGTTGATTTCACAGCTCAGTCCTCCGGCTTTAGCCGTGTCTGGCCTCCCGGTGGCACTGCAATGGCTCACGGATCAAATGCAGCAGCACAATCTCGCCGTCTCGATACAAGTCAAGACGCCGATTCCAACGATCCCTGAGGATCAAGCGCTGCTCCTGTTTCAGTCGATCCGTGAGCTTCTGTTCAATTGTATTAAACATGCTGCGTCGCATGAGGCGATGCTTACGCTCGACCTGCGTGACGGATCGTTGTACGCACAAGTTTGCGACCATGGTGTAGGATTTGACCCATTGTGCGCGACTAAGACAGCAAATGCTCCGGCACGCGGGTTTGGCTTGTGTAGTATACGCGAGCGGATGTTGTCGTTAGGCGGCCATTTCGAGCTCAGATCCTCGCCAGGGAATGGTACGACGGCTACGCTGGTGCTGCCACTGTGTGAGAGTCATGGCATCCCATCTTCGCTGACCGCCAGTCATGGATCGATCATGAATAATGGTGCTTCGGGCCGATGA
- a CDS encoding Crp/Fnr family transcriptional regulator — MARMHIPFNLDTFLTKIDKGKTMLTFRKKLIIFAQGDTADEVFYIQAGKVKLTVVSTHGKEAVVAIFESGAFLGESCLVGQTVRPATATTLEDSQILRIDKAVMLCMLRDQPTFAEAFTSYLLVHSIRVQEDLVDQLFNSSEKRLARALLLLAHFGKESKPETVIAKISQETLAEMIGTTRSRVSFFMNKFRKLGFIDYKGGLRRNNGLHVHSSLLNVVLHD, encoded by the coding sequence ATGGCACGCATGCACATACCGTTCAATCTGGACACCTTCCTCACGAAGATCGACAAGGGCAAAACGATGCTCACGTTTCGCAAGAAGCTGATTATCTTCGCACAAGGGGATACAGCTGACGAGGTGTTCTATATCCAGGCCGGCAAGGTTAAACTGACCGTGGTCTCGACACATGGCAAGGAAGCCGTCGTGGCGATCTTTGAGTCCGGTGCCTTTTTAGGAGAGTCCTGCCTGGTGGGACAGACTGTTCGGCCGGCGACGGCGACGACCCTGGAAGACTCCCAGATTCTCCGCATCGACAAAGCCGTCATGCTCTGCATGCTTCGCGATCAACCCACGTTCGCCGAGGCATTTACGTCCTATTTACTGGTGCACTCGATTCGAGTCCAAGAGGATTTAGTGGATCAACTGTTTAATTCCAGTGAGAAGCGGCTGGCGCGCGCGCTACTGTTGTTGGCCCACTTTGGGAAGGAGAGTAAGCCGGAGACGGTCATTGCGAAGATCAGCCAGGAAACGTTGGCCGAGATGATCGGCACCACCCGCTCTCGCGTCAGTTTCTTTATGAATAAGTTCCGCAAGTTGGGGTTCATTGATTATAAAGGCGGGTTACGCCGGAACAACGGATTGCACGTGCATAGTTCTCTCCTCAATGTCGTGCTCCACGACTAG
- a CDS encoding YtxH domain-containing protein, translated as MTDNRGCSLGAVGLAFVTGGLLGAAAALLLAPQSGRKSQEQLRGYVRRAEENIHDLADKATEVVDQALDKGREFIKDKRAVLTEAAEAGRTAMHRERERLSGDKKV; from the coding sequence ATGACGGATAACAGAGGGTGTTCATTAGGAGCGGTGGGATTGGCTTTTGTGACCGGAGGGTTGCTGGGAGCTGCGGCGGCGTTGTTGCTGGCCCCACAGTCCGGCCGTAAATCGCAGGAGCAGTTGAGAGGGTATGTGCGACGAGCCGAGGAGAATATCCATGATCTGGCCGACAAAGCCACCGAGGTTGTGGATCAGGCGCTGGATAAGGGCCGCGAGTTCATCAAAGACAAGCGGGCGGTCCTCACTGAGGCTGCCGAAGCCGGTCGTACGGCCATGCATAGGGAGCGTGAGCGATTGTCGGGTGACAAGAAGGTGTGA
- a CDS encoding helix-turn-helix transcriptional regulator, which produces MDVALLIRNRLKELGLGQRTLARAAHVTESYISQLLTQKKLPPAPNRTDMYDKIGRVLKLPPGQLAKLADQQRREQLRKRLGDQPNPLLHDVRELILRKCHPGKTRQIRAIFEKQPFGELERFVTQKLLGVVKSVARQELDNPMWVRQVARLNKKSYPQMRVTVLEFLDTTIFDLSNENCIAFLDPLIESWNIDLVTFCIEIVLNRRVASGHHKTFEFMERRPDKTSGEEPGLKEFLQDPLLSGDATEEELIFLRTLTFDNKRPTPLYYYRELQSLRDPLHFQAPDKKNSPR; this is translated from the coding sequence ATGGACGTTGCGCTGCTCATCAGGAATCGATTGAAAGAGCTGGGGCTGGGTCAACGGACTCTCGCCCGTGCGGCTCACGTGACCGAATCATATATCTCGCAGTTACTCACACAAAAAAAGCTCCCGCCGGCGCCGAATCGGACTGACATGTACGATAAGATCGGACGAGTACTGAAATTGCCGCCGGGACAACTTGCCAAACTCGCCGATCAACAGCGCCGAGAACAGCTCAGAAAACGGCTGGGAGATCAGCCGAATCCGTTGCTGCATGACGTGCGAGAATTGATCCTCCGCAAATGTCATCCCGGGAAGACCCGGCAGATCCGCGCGATTTTTGAGAAGCAACCTTTCGGCGAACTCGAACGCTTCGTCACACAGAAACTCCTCGGCGTCGTCAAAAGTGTGGCTCGGCAGGAACTCGACAATCCGATGTGGGTACGCCAGGTGGCTCGACTGAACAAGAAAAGTTACCCACAGATGCGCGTCACCGTGCTGGAGTTCCTGGATACGACGATTTTCGATCTCTCGAACGAGAACTGCATCGCGTTTCTCGATCCCTTGATCGAATCCTGGAATATTGACCTCGTCACTTTTTGCATAGAGATTGTCTTGAACCGCCGGGTGGCATCAGGCCACCACAAGACATTCGAGTTTATGGAAAGAAGACCGGACAAGACTTCGGGAGAGGAGCCCGGGCTTAAGGAGTTTCTCCAAGATCCCTTACTGAGCGGGGATGCGACCGAGGAGGAGCTCATCTTTCTGCGCACACTGACGTTTGACAACAAACGACCAACCCCACTCTACTATTACCGTGAGCTTCAGAGCCTGAGAGACCCCTTGCATTTTCAGGCCCCTGACAAGAAAAATTCTCCAAGGTAA
- a CDS encoding OmpA family protein — protein sequence MQILKTTILVTSLVTFAGCSSYIKQPAVCTSEGWYGYERSGQCPSKPVLAIVPDNTADRLAVLERERQRLADELGAAQRQLADHDRELAAIRSRAVEPPKQAKAEKDLLRALQPEISKGTVLVHQSGSALTISLASGLLFDSGQDQLKGEGADVLHRVGVVLRDFPEKQVHVAGYTDNIPVRNGLKKKYPSNQELSNARADSAAQALRDGGVSSQVSAAGHGDSHPVASNDTAEGRAKNRRVEIIVS from the coding sequence ATGCAGATACTAAAAACCACCATCCTGGTAACCAGCCTGGTCACTTTCGCAGGCTGTTCTTCATATATCAAACAACCGGCTGTATGTACGAGTGAGGGTTGGTACGGCTATGAGCGGAGCGGGCAATGTCCATCCAAGCCGGTACTCGCGATTGTACCAGACAACACTGCCGACCGCCTCGCGGTGCTAGAGCGAGAGCGTCAACGGCTGGCTGACGAGCTGGGGGCCGCGCAACGTCAGCTCGCCGATCATGATCGTGAACTCGCGGCAATCCGATCCAGGGCCGTGGAGCCGCCCAAACAAGCCAAGGCCGAGAAAGACCTCTTAAGGGCGCTGCAACCGGAAATTTCCAAGGGCACGGTGTTGGTTCACCAATCCGGCAGTGCCCTGACGATCAGTTTGGCGTCCGGTCTACTGTTCGATTCCGGGCAAGACCAGCTGAAGGGCGAAGGGGCTGATGTCTTGCATCGAGTAGGCGTCGTCCTCAGAGACTTCCCGGAAAAACAAGTGCATGTGGCGGGCTACACTGACAACATTCCAGTCCGGAACGGGTTGAAAAAGAAATATCCGTCCAACCAGGAGCTGTCAAACGCGCGGGCCGACAGTGCCGCACAGGCGCTGCGGGACGGGGGTGTCAGCAGCCAGGTATCAGCAGCAGGCCACGGGGACAGTCACCCGGTCGCCAGCAACGACACGGCAGAGGGACGCGCCAAGAACCGTCGTGTCGAAATCATTGTGTCATAG
- a CDS encoding catalase has translation MKRNKKDRDTPKTSDLAPFQETNDEQILTTNQGLRINDDQNSLKAGPRGPSLLEDFHVREKITHFDHERIPERVVHARGAAAHGVFQVYESMASVTKAGFLHNPSERTAVFVRFSTVVGSRGSSDLARDARGFAVKFYTHDGNFDLVGNNIPVFFIQDAVKFPDLVHAIKPEPHQEIPQASSAHDTFWDFISLMPESMHMIMWVMSDRAIPRSLRMMEGFGVHTFRFVNEKGTSRFVKFHWKPLLGVHSVAWDEAQKISGVDPDFHRRDLWDAIERGDFPEWELGVQLVEEKDEHRFDFDLLDATKLIPEELVPVRRIGKLTLNKNPENFFAETEQVAFHPGHLVSGIEFSNDPLLQGRLFSYTDTQLIRLGGPNFHEIPINRSVAPVHNNQRDGHMRQTINQGRVSYHPNSLSGGCPMQAKADVGGFVSYAERVEGAKVRARSEKFFDHFSQASLFWNSQSHAEKAHIVQALRFELGKVAVPAIRERMVFLLAQVDKTLAGMVAQGLGMAVPMKVEGPLNQSVPADGQPKQFQPEPPVRTIDRSPALSMANTVKKGIATRKVAILAADGVDETALTGMKKALTAAGAQAKVVAPRLGLLKGAKGAQIVIDFSFLTAGSVLFDAVYVPGGEQSVEILKGDAKAIVFVKEAYLHCKPIAATDAGLELLLAAQPGGDKKAISHAEGVVHDETKLLAGDEGIVTGRGTQIVQVAGKFIKALAQHRHWDRESKGQMSA, from the coding sequence ATGAAACGGAACAAGAAGGATAGGGATACTCCAAAGACAAGCGACCTGGCTCCATTTCAGGAGACCAACGACGAACAGATCCTCACAACCAACCAGGGCCTTCGGATCAACGATGATCAGAATTCTCTTAAAGCTGGCCCACGCGGGCCCTCGCTACTCGAAGATTTTCATGTACGCGAGAAGATCACCCATTTTGACCATGAACGCATTCCTGAACGCGTGGTACATGCGCGCGGTGCGGCCGCGCACGGCGTTTTTCAGGTCTATGAGTCGATGGCTTCCGTGACCAAAGCGGGATTCCTGCACAATCCTTCGGAGCGGACGGCAGTCTTCGTGCGCTTTTCAACCGTGGTGGGATCGCGCGGCTCCTCGGACCTGGCGCGGGACGCACGTGGGTTTGCCGTCAAATTTTACACGCATGATGGAAACTTTGACCTCGTCGGAAACAATATTCCAGTGTTTTTTATTCAGGACGCGGTGAAATTTCCCGACTTGGTCCATGCGATCAAACCGGAACCGCATCAAGAAATTCCGCAAGCCTCGAGTGCACACGATACCTTCTGGGATTTTATCTCCTTAATGCCGGAATCAATGCATATGATTATGTGGGTCATGTCCGACCGAGCGATTCCACGAAGCCTCCGGATGATGGAAGGGTTCGGCGTGCATACGTTCCGGTTCGTCAACGAGAAGGGCACGTCGCGCTTCGTCAAGTTTCATTGGAAACCTCTCCTGGGCGTGCACTCCGTCGCCTGGGATGAGGCCCAAAAGATTTCGGGGGTGGACCCCGACTTTCATCGTCGCGACCTGTGGGACGCGATAGAGCGGGGCGACTTTCCTGAATGGGAACTCGGTGTCCAACTGGTTGAGGAAAAGGACGAGCACCGCTTCGATTTCGATCTGCTGGACGCGACCAAACTTATTCCTGAAGAACTCGTTCCGGTGAGACGCATTGGAAAGTTGACGTTGAACAAGAACCCGGAAAACTTCTTTGCCGAAACGGAGCAGGTGGCGTTTCATCCAGGCCACCTGGTATCCGGAATCGAGTTTTCTAATGACCCGCTTCTCCAGGGCCGCCTCTTCTCGTACACAGACACGCAACTCATCCGGCTCGGTGGCCCGAATTTTCATGAGATCCCGATCAACCGTTCAGTGGCCCCTGTCCACAACAATCAGCGAGACGGGCATATGCGGCAAACCATCAATCAGGGCAGGGTCAGCTATCATCCCAATTCGTTGAGCGGCGGCTGTCCAATGCAGGCCAAGGCCGATGTAGGCGGGTTTGTCAGTTATGCAGAGCGGGTGGAAGGGGCGAAGGTGCGCGCCCGGAGCGAGAAGTTTTTCGACCATTTCAGCCAGGCGTCTCTCTTCTGGAACAGTCAGAGCCATGCCGAGAAGGCGCACATCGTGCAAGCCTTGCGCTTCGAGTTGGGCAAGGTGGCGGTGCCGGCGATTCGCGAGCGCATGGTCTTCTTGCTCGCACAAGTGGACAAGACGCTCGCGGGTATGGTGGCGCAGGGCCTGGGTATGGCTGTTCCTATGAAAGTCGAGGGTCCCCTCAACCAGAGCGTCCCTGCAGACGGTCAGCCGAAGCAGTTTCAGCCGGAACCGCCTGTGCGTACCATTGATCGTTCCCCTGCGTTGAGCATGGCGAATACAGTGAAAAAAGGCATCGCGACACGGAAGGTCGCCATTCTCGCCGCGGATGGCGTCGACGAGACCGCTCTCACCGGGATGAAGAAGGCTCTGACGGCGGCCGGGGCTCAAGCCAAAGTGGTAGCGCCGAGACTTGGACTCCTGAAGGGAGCGAAGGGGGCGCAGATCGTCATCGATTTTAGTTTTTTGACCGCTGGGTCTGTCCTCTTTGATGCCGTGTATGTGCCTGGTGGCGAACAGAGTGTGGAAATTCTTAAGGGTGATGCGAAAGCAATCGTCTTCGTCAAAGAAGCGTATCTCCACTGTAAACCAATTGCTGCGACCGATGCCGGTCTCGAACTATTGCTGGCGGCTCAGCCGGGTGGAGACAAGAAGGCCATAAGTCACGCCGAAGGCGTCGTGCACGATGAAACCAAACTGCTCGCGGGAGATGAAGGCATCGTCACGGGGCGAGGAACACAGATTGTTCAAGTTGCAGGCAAGTTCATCAAGGCGTTGGCTCAACATCGGCACTGGGACAGGGAGAGCAAAGGACAAATGTCGGCATAA
- a CDS encoding DUF3309 domain-containing protein has protein sequence MSIILIGILGVLFLGVLPIWSHSGNWGYLPSGGLGFLLLVLVILTLIGRMGQSATEKS, from the coding sequence ATGAGTATTATTCTTATCGGCATATTAGGAGTGTTGTTTCTTGGCGTACTTCCGATCTGGTCCCACAGCGGTAACTGGGGATATCTCCCCAGCGGCGGGCTGGGCTTCCTACTCCTGGTCCTGGTTATTCTGACCCTGATCGGTCGGATGGGACAGTCGGCAACTGAAAAGTCTTGA